The genomic stretch GGGATTAggtaatacactgctagtgttcaataaggccgataattggacttttataaaaggtttcttttccaagagtatcgtaatatttttataactattttggtataatgaagaaacttaaataaatgagaaacctatttgagtgagtttttcatacttcatatcctgttcattaaaaaaaaaaccttttaatttaaggtgggctgtatataggcatatacggcccacacggaatatacaataaggtaagtgaggccacttaccttattgtatattcaggatgtataccgtgtaatattgagcagttggtttataatatacatattatgatattgacgttgaataggacaggacatgacaataggaaccagaagtaggtatagttggtcaaaccaatttgtcagtaaataaaaacaaaaaactatattcatccttttcttttgggtgctagtactagtgtaagtcaaagatagtatgatgattctctctgtctatgtttgaaatgagacagtcctttgacaaactatgtatagtaaaaaatagttgtgaatatcttgtacatttttattacaatattagtgaagataatgaaatatagctgtttttttatttatttatcgtatggcattaACATTACACTGTTCATTCATTACATAGCTAATTTATAATCTAAATCTACATTTTTCCAAGTAGGTGATGGCTGCACTCGTTATGGTCTTAAAATCTTCCACTGGGCCGTCGTACTTTGTGAGTGGGCACTCCAAAACAATATGCCGAACAGTTTGCTTTGGGCAACCGCATTCGCAGCATTCTTGGTCGCTCCATCCCCATTTTTTCCGGAGGTAGGCACAGTGGCCAATTCCTGTTCTCAGGCGGTTGAGCATGCACCAGGTACGGCGTGATTCATTGAAACCAGGCGCGTGGCTCCGCGGGTTTAGTTCAAAGAGATCAGATGGAACGTCTGCCTGCGACCATTCTTCGGACCAAGCGTCGTTCAGGTGGTCAAGCAAAtcaatatagctggtcaagcaaatcttgtcactaaaaaaaggcgcgaaattcaaattttctatgggacgatatcccttcgcgaatacatttttcaaatttgccgcctctttctactgacaagatctgattgaccagctgtaggtatttttacgtaataagatattttaatttcacgtaatgtccgcatctaatttgtatatgtgcacggtaaacaaacaaatgaatgataagaaaagacagacagtgttactgagcgggaggtggggcgaggggcgaggtataggtaggctatgataggctctcgagcgccgcgccggcgactgacggaccagcgcggcgtatgtatgaatttcgcgcctttttaactagattttactattacaatgcaagctacacacagaaatttcttactttccataatatggctgcgtatattattttatagtaatagacttatttttacagactctaattcaatattagatcttataggacaaaaaacgcatattaattctaaagcatatatcttattcttctagctttttagcttgcctattaacttaaaaatttagatatattgttgtggatttattaaactttaattcaatatcgacaaaataataagctaattatagtttgacaaagaagcacgttaaaaaaatttctaataattttacattatatagcgtcatacatattataaacaatggaatttaaacattgcactttaattcaatattaaaaatcattactaaaaatatataaatacctaatttatatctaacgctcgttctaacttttcatcatatattgcaaatatgcttaaaaatatgtcccatatcagataagtatcactttttcaactttagaattatcaaaacttttagtgcaaaaatccggtcccactattgagctaattctaatgaaccaaatttaagtcgctatgtagcaaaatttggttaaaataataatattgtaaagaattacatataaatctgtttattttcttcatgagtatcatgtaaaaatcattgatctatcagaaaaaaaatacaggcgcaacaaatatattataaacaggaaaataaacagttatttttgtctcctgaaaagtagcttaaaaatacatggcgatttttttattcgcaccgacgcgaagtggatcttggcctctgacactataAAACGCCACGCTTCTCTGTCTCGCGCCGTTACTGtccaaggggtcatccattaattacgtcacacgtttagggggtgggagggggtcaagaaaatgtgacatgttgtgacatgggggagggggaagtcacaaacattgtgacgtcattttaacttcatcactaagtattcatcagtaaccgaaaattaattaatttttttttcgctgtacatttaaataatgaggttttggaagtaggtaattttcgttcctaattggttttgtgttataaaattactaatatttcgtttaccaaaaacttttttttttaaataatgctgAGTTAGTATTgacgatttcgttgaaaacaaaattgcctaaaatgtgacgtcacaccaggtggggagggatttgcaaaatgtgaccaagtgtgacaaggagggggggaggggtcaaaaaacctagaaattcgtgtgacgtaattaatggatgatccccaatcgacggcaccgagctcgtcgaaatctttcacgacctcgtcgcaccagcgatacctaggaccaTTGACGTATCTCGACTGGCTTtacgctacaacgcgattggttgattgAGTTCACATTACTCgtgcgattggttgacgagttcgcattacgcgcgctattggtcgcaactggTTGCGTGATTGGCTGGTATTCGTGAGTAACACCACTGAAGTACCATTTTTATTGCCCCATTAGCgcgtccttagatattatacgtcaatgcTTAAAACAGATTGTCCCTATTATACGTTTTACATATAATAAAACTGCCGTTTCAGTGTGTCATGTTTATTTTTGGTACGAAAGTGAGTAAACAAGAGGGGGGAGGGATTGATTCGTGAATTATAAGATATAAGTATACACCGCTCACCATCGTTTCTTATTATACAACCAGTTACAGATACTATAATAggtacaaaataattaaaacgtaaCAGAGAGTAATAGAGTTCATCtcatagtaagtaggtacttaagtaatcAGTAGATTTACTCCTGCCGTTTGAAAACATTAATGTTTATCGCCAAAGTAAAATTTCTCTTTTGCATCTAAATACattcagcagcagaaatagACAAGTAGAATAGCATCATAAAAATACTTCTTATTCACTTGTGAAAAGTGTAGATagttttaaatatgtactacTTATGCGCTTAGCTATTTCTGCTGCAGACTGCACATGCTTGCTAGATAAGAAGTTACCTACTGTCTTTGATTGATAGTAGCGGCACTAAATTCACTAAGTTTTATTGGATGTTTAGtaataggggtcatccattaattacgtcacacgtttagggtgggtcaagaaaatgtgacaagggggaggggggagtcacaaagtttgtgacgtcacttcaTCAGTAagcgatttatttttattatctgtACAgttaataaacaagtttttggaacgataatcgtttttaattttatttcatatcaGTTTTGGgtagtaaaattactaatatttaaaaaatatttccaGTAAAAATTACGTACATACTTAATTTGGTTTGCCGATTGtgttgaaaaaatgtgacgtcacaccgggGGGTttggtttgccaaatgtgaccaactGTGACAAGgaggcggggggggggggggtaaaaaaccttgaaattcgtgtgacgtaattaatggatgaccccataaaTGAAGAGCTTTTAATAATCTGGGCAATAGGTATAATTGTTCTGAATCTTAAAGTTTCACAACATAGGTAGGTAGCTGAATAGCAACCTattcctgttatgaagtataataaaaataatcgcTGGAAGTTACAAAACTTAAATTTTGTCCTAAAGTGATAAATTAGAACGTGACTGGGATACCTTACCtacagttattatttattaaatatgatCACAAAATGGTACAACCTTGACAACACCCAGGGCACACACGCGTGCAGCATTTTGAGGTTTTATCTTGTGGGCGCCATCTAGATATCATCGACCTCCTTTTATAAGCATTTTTGATCCGCGTTCTATGTCTCTGCACTTCGCATTTCGACTTGCCCGCCCTCTTCCTCGTATATCTGCTGCTTCGGGCCTGCGCCAGTTCGCAGCGGCACCGATTCCCCGGGCGAGTCACAACTTCCATGGCGCTGGGGCATTTCTGCTTCTTCCTGATGCATGCTTTGTAGCACTCGTCGGGCCTCGGACAGGGCGCGGGCCGAGGGCGGTGCTTGTGGGCGCTGCATGACGGCGCGGACACGCAAGGTTTTATTCCCTTTACGGAGTATGTAGCTGAAATGTTACAGTACTGTTAGGGCTAATTTTGATGGCGCgcgaacttgcatgcgattttagttacattgcgggctgttggttacgtccaattcaactgaccgatcaaaacccgtaatggtatgaaactcgcatgcgagttctcgcattgctcgtctaaatcagcccttaggctACTAGTTTCAACACACTTGAATGATTAAAAGACATTTTTAAGAAATTTCAACTCCGACATGGAGCGGGTTGCACAACTTGCACAACGCACAAGTCGCACAACTCAAGCAAACCAACGAATCGATCACGtcaaccttttcgccgccacgtcAATGAAGTAATAAAGTGGCATCAGCGCCATGTCAAAAATTGCTCGTATACAAACCTGACCAAAACTACGACCTTGATATCAAGTCGTGGCGTGTGGGGCACGAAATGTTCGGACTTCatatcaagtcaatggcggcgaaagggttaatagttatttgtttttcaagggggcaaagtttttGTTTAACCACTCGTGCTATTATTGATACCAGAGCAAGCGAAAGACTCCaaaatttaaccacgagcgtagcgagtgtttcgagaagtggaatcttgagcgttgcgacggTTTCAAGGCATGGGAGTTAAACAAATTTTaccaccgagtgaaacacaacatttttcaccacaccaacgcaaGGAAAATACCAACTGTAAAACatcaaacaaaatgaaatcatatcaaatccaaatgaatgttattaaatatttatcatccaaaattgGCATGatattactttgcctcacatgtggatgaaatgcaactttcttatcagtttttgaagtgcaaagtacctaagcctttccgagctgatgtggtgaaaaccGTTTTTCAGTCCTAAGGTTAAAACGTAAAAATACTTTCGACCCGCAtcgtaataggtacctaaacaatAAACCACTTTGGAGTATGAGATAGCaaatttattgatttattttaaaggAACACTTATTACTATTTAAATAGAGGTTTAGAATTCATGCAGAGATTGTCCACGATATAAAAAGAGGTTGTGCATAATTTTATACTGCTAGTTTAGATTTTTTTACCTAATAATAACGTTTTAAAAATTGCAACCATATTACCATACTACCTGTTCGCATGCCTACATATTCCAAGTATTTCAACGTATTTGTCACCTTCTTTGCGTCTTCACCACCAGCGTCTTTTGACAGCCTGTGCTGGTCATCatctatagctggtcaagcagatcttgtcagtagaaaagggcgcgaaattcatattttctatgggatgatatcccttcgcgcctacatttttcaaatttgccgcctttttctactgacaatatctgcttgaccagctataccttTAAATGCAtccgtaggtacttatatatttttaaattatctacaaaccgttttattctttattagattatctttttacaataattattaacatattaaagttggtcaagcaaatcttgtcagtagaaaaaggcgggaatttaaaatatgtaggcgcgaagggttatcgtcccattaaaaattttaatttcgcgcctttttatttactgacaagatttgcttaagtatattattaaattattattaatctaAATTTGAGGCTGTAGGTAAGGGCCTCCGTTATTACCTACAGCATAATACATTATATTTAACTGATTTCTCAACTCAGTCCTGTTCATGCTCTGAAAATAATTTCTATTAGGAAAAGTCATGTTCTGGACTAAAAATACATACTTGCACCAAATAGGTACTAGGTATATAGATactaggtagtaggtacataaactACTGTCAGAGCACGGGCTGCATAAGTACCTAAAGAAATCGGTTAactaatgcatttttttttgtaaaatcacGTTATTAAAAGTGCAAATCAGCTTATatcaatatatgtatgtatgtataagtacctacaattttGGTTTTGCAGTCGAGAAAGTTGTCAAAGATGCTATCGGTACAAACAGTTAAAAACATGTGCCGCGATAACTTCATAAATGTGCAcagacatttatttttttatatgattatatgtatatttaatttttaataatatatcagaTAAAATAATctgatatattttgtaataaatatgCACAACCACTTTTTATCATGGATCAAGGGGAGTCTTAAATGAAATCGGGATATGGACGTCAGATTATTGTGCATTTTGTGCAACGGCAGGTGCGACGACAGCATTTCACGCAGCAATTATACCAGAGCGAGGCGCACCACGGCACGCAGCACTTATCGCAGCACGGCTGGCAGCACTGCCGGCAGCAACGGCAGCACCACGCCGCGCAGCAGCGCCGGCAGTAGTCGGTGGACTGCCGCGACCTGCCTCGGTGACCTTTCCCCGAACATTCCTCCTGCGATCGTGGACTCCCTTGTCTTCTCTTATAATCCGAATAACTATTCGTCCCTTTCAGCCTATCTTCTCTTATCATTCTTGATTCCCGAGACTTTCTATTAAGGTACTTTTGAATTAACGATGCTTTTCTAGGATTTGAGATATTTTGTCCGTTCAATTTATTACACGAGCCGCATGATGTCCTGGATCTTGTGGCCATGATAGATGTGGCGCTTCGGCAGGGTTTCATGCCTCCTGCTGTGGCTTTCTTCAAACATTCTTCCGGCCTGGCACAAGGGGGTAGCGATCGCCTCGACGGATGGCACCGCGGGGGAGGACATGAAGCGCTCGGGGTGCAGGGCGGGTGGATAGTGGGCGACATCGCAAGCGTTGTTACTCTGAAAACAACACAAGGAATTAATAAACCAACCTGTTACTATAAATAACCAATATGTCAATAAATAGAAGCCAGCATTACGCAACGATTGAACTGCCACtcacttaaaaataataattaattaacttacctgCCAAGATATATCTGTTCTGGCACCACACTCTCAAAATTAccggataacaaaaacacagcCCTACCTACCTTCTTAAATGGACTAACATTTATAAGCTTCGAACCGACACGGATTAGGCGACAAATTAAGTGCATAAACACATAGTTATGACTATGTAAAACCATAACAAAACATAGATACCTACTCACCTAATTTTGCCGAGGAGGGACCCGAACATGATGACATCTTAAATTGGTAGATCTGGTGGTTGGCCCGAATACACCTCCAGCTTCAAATGTTATACTAAAGttcaaagaaaaaaatatacactCATCATTCATCAGTTCTAGTAAAATCGATGGATAATCCAAGACTTCTAGGCTTCTTCGTTAAAATTTTATACAGCAAGACACCTGTAGTTGCAGGTGgaaaataagtactaaaaacctTATTAAACCCTTTTTTATTTGCCATCGTATTGACAAACGAATTCACAACTTTGTACAAAAGTTCAATGCCTCATTAAGTCACATAACACTGAAAACCTAGAAAGCTAGATAAATAAGATACCGACAGCAAACGCGCGAACTGTATTGCACACATACGAGGGTAAAACTGAAAGTTTTCTGAATGGAAAAAACTGTAGTAATGAGACCGtcactatttatttttaatgcgagctttaggtatttttttttcttgtgaCGTGTGCAAATTTTCATTACAATAGTGTTACAATAGGATCACCCTGAAAAGTAAACGGCTCATTGCGCCAAAGCCCTTTTTGTACGGCGAATTTGGGGTGTAGGGAGACCTTGGATGAAATTAATTGCCATCAGCTACGGTCGCAGGTGTGTAGTGAATTTTTTTCGTAAAGGAGAAATGACAAATTGTAAATACATTATTAGGAAGCTGATGAAGAAATAAGTCCTACGGTCCGGATGATGTCTCCAgtgaagtgtaaaaatatgggtgcatacaactTACTAAAACATATTTGCcttaagggcttgtgcacaaatcacgtgaGGCTCGTTAGGGGGTCACGAGAAAATCAAAAAgtgggtcaaaaagtagccgaaaacacctcgcgtgatttgtgcacaacccctaactagttcttaattcgctgacataataAGCTAGATGACTCATTATACAaataatatgtcccatagctcttatgtcagaattaagaactatgggatatttccgtacacggcgggaataAGTTGATAACTCGGGATATTCTACTGAAGAAATTtgagcttaaaataaaattaaataaggttcaaatttctttaatttttgtcCGCCAGATATCaacttcccgccgtgtacggatttTTACACTGActtgttgttattgttattaataaagAAATTCCATGTcgaattaattaattaggtgTCTTGTGTATAAAATCTTTCTACACAAGACAACAAAACCATATTCTTACCTGCTTATCAAAATTCAAAACAACCTTTAGTCGGTGTTTTCTATAGGCATTATCTTTATATTAACCAAGTTTTACTTACATGATTATGGAgttatttgttgtttttttacgtTCATCACCCGTTACTATCATACGGTCTCCCCTATGATTGAACttttgtataggtaggtatgtgctGGTTTGCGTGAGTGGCAGTCTTATGGCAGCTGGCTTCCAAAAATATGTGGACTACCTATTTACTTGCATGCTCCTTTGTACAAAGCTGTCAATAAGGGCGATTAAGTACGTAGGTACTCAGGTAGGTCAATAACAAACTAACCTCACTCTACAAACTCACCCATAATATGCTTTCGTTATTAATCATATGGTGGATTGTCGTTGACTCATAATTTTAAGCGTTGTGATATCCCATTTTGGAGGttaagtgaatatttttttgtaatgtttttgcGTTTGACTGGATGATTTTTATCTTCTAATTTCAATAACACTGACGTTTGTcattaatttttcttttttctagCAGTTTTCATAGGGCCAGTGGGGCCAGTACAAACCAGAGActattatatacatacatacaaacatctACATGTATAGTGGCGACGGTTAGTGCACGCTTGCACTGAGAGTGCTATCAAAaacgttgcagacttatcttggtctaccTAACTCTAGTTGtttatataggtatgtaggCACAGAgacaagtgtaaaaatatgggtactCACATCATAGTCGAAAATATAATATGTCCCATacgtcagcgaattaagaactagaATATGAGACGTATAATTTTTAGTAAGTTATTGGTTATAGAATATGCAcccatattattttattacacttgactgtacctaggtACTATGGATCGAccgcaaggcctgttcacttcctaagaaagttatgtccccaaataattgcgcatgtgtgcgcctgaagcttctatgtgtgcgttggcctccgagaaaaagttgcgagtaataaaaataaaaacatttttctacagcaacattgctcccaactctgatttaaattatcacgaattttatacataattaatcataaaacgggacttaaaacgcttaaaacttaattacacgcgattaagttttataattgaatatttgcttccaactgtctttatcaatattcataaaatatatggagggtaggtacgtctacccaccatagtaaaaaaaaaattgtcaatgactgtccaactgctgtggataaagttcataacgaaaattttatttattaaatctttaaataataaatacaacgtagcggtacaaccacttaagactgtaagtctgtacctacatagattacagcaatgcacatagaacatgtgctaaatgcggagcaacggctgttgaagcagccagagtgaaatttatacagctttagtgggttcagaagggaccgagtcataacgcatctggaaagcgtattaattaaccgtgaagaaatgtgtgaatgaatacaagttagaaatctgtgtaaaatgccgtgtgtaaagtgtagtgtatctgtgtgtaaagtgtaataggtaggcatgcctaatgttatttgtataatactgaaaactttgtgaatgcgctttattaatgtctatttttattaagttgtcagggtttaattttcagtgtatatttctatatgtaaaacataatacaatgttataaacataaatatgccttttatttaaatcactagataataccacaaacaaggggtatttgcatctttcatatatttcgtgatatgaagataacaaatatgtttgtttatcaacataattactatatacctataataccaatacccgccaggctaaaccggttgtcaactttagttccattggtacacatcgagggcgccagtagtataaacgtataaacggttggggacatttttttgtatggagttaccgttcttctcctagtgagtattatattctttgatcgaccggcaccgacttcaaacagcTGTTAGCGCATTTTATGAAagggataatattttattttaacctttttgaagtcggttttctttatatactgggtcaagcaaatcttgtcagtagcaaacggcggcaaatttgaaaaatcgcgggttagcaacactgtgttcgaataattcgaaaatcgcgtgtcatctgtgctttatctgtggaatgtggatcgcgaatgacagccatcatctttgtttacattctgaatcgattctatttcaagagatatttctgctgtgtcaccattaaatacgaatatattaaataagattgtgcttaatcaaagctaagatgcctacaatgcctacggtggcaactgagaaatctaataaaatattaaaatccagtagtaggacatctacctgctgaagcaatgattttattcatacattcttgtttaacggcatagtccacttctaattttattttgagatcttcaaattagttaatcatttttatcaacatcacacatcgcttttaaattgtccgtccatacctattaataacaatttcaaacatttccaatagagaatccgcgagtgacaatttgaattgacgggcgcgctcagcggaaaaaaaagtttaggttcgatgtacattgtacattgctgcttttcttagcgcaatactactctttgagtgttgccctactttagtttgctttacattgctactgacaagatttgcttgacgcactatactTAGGGAACTTTTACGTAGTTCAAGctcagtccgtctgtctgtcaaaaCCCTTTATCTGGGGAGGTAGgagttgaaattaaaacaaatatctGGGAGCcaagatataaaaacacttgTCTTCGTATATAATACGGGCGGTCACAGAGAAGGGGGGAGGGTAGAAAAAATTTATTAACTGGGTCACACAGTATGTGTATGTGCCTCGTATGTGCCCTAAGAGCCCCTTTCTACCTCCTATAGCCACCGATGAGTTTCACTATGCTTCTTCAGACTCCATCATCGGCAGCTCGATGATACCAAAATATATGCAAGTATAAGTATATGATatgacaataaataaaatatgatattgtattgtcatctgCATAAGTTTCATATCTTGCCAGATTTTAAATTGTTAAATAGATAAAAGTGAagtttaacgcattcactgccagggggcgtggcctaggaacaaaattgtatgacggtgaacgcacatgtgcgttgggggcagtgaatgtatTAATACTTTATGTGTGTTAAAATGCGAGTGTATATTGTATGTTCAATAAAAGattttatacttggtcaagaaATCTTTTGTCagcagaaaaaggcgcgaaatttaaattttctatgggacgataacccttcgcgcctacatttttttatttgttgattttttctactggcaagatttgcttgaccaactatataaacAAATTCAACACGTAAAGatgattttaataaatttactgTAACTGGGGAAATAAAATGGATAATTGAGAACAATATTGGCAGATGCGTCGGCTTGAACTGGCTACTGGACATGGTTTATGGACGTTAGAGTATTGTGCAATAGCGACTGCAGTAAGTCCCGCAGCACGGACAGCAACACTCGTCGCAGCACTCCTGGCAGTTCTGGCGGCAGGCAGGGGTGCAGCACTTCGCGCAGCAATGCCGGCAGCCCGCCCGCCTGAGCCTGCCCCTGTGcccttaaaataaaatcaaagactTCGATGACAGCAAATATTACCACCATATCTCTCATTAATATTATGCGCCTTAGGACGGcgcctagcgacatctaccgagtTCCAAGTgaataacggcgcgattcggttTGGGTTCGAATTGGAGATTGACTAGATATGAAATGGTAaagatgtgacgttccacgacaaaaggcaccttatggcggctggcgcttacgtctcaTAGCGCATATAAGAGCATGTAATAGCGTTTGCGCCAGCCGCCGTA from Cydia fagiglandana chromosome 11, ilCydFagi1.1, whole genome shotgun sequence encodes the following:
- the LOC134668562 gene encoding uncharacterized protein LOC134668562; translation: MSSCSGPSSAKLATYSVKGIKPCVSAPSCSAHKHRPRPAPCPRPDECYKACIRKKQKCPSAMEVVTRPGNRCRCELAQARSSRYTRKRAGKSKCEVQRHRTRIKNAYKRRSMISRWRPQDKTSKCCTRVCPGCCQGCTIL